A region from the Deltaproteobacteria bacterium genome encodes:
- a CDS encoding dienelactone hydrolase family protein, with product MDITTQRVSIGLDGKTMSAYMARPTDNAQRPAVLVFMEIFGVNPHIRDVTERVAREGYVALAPDFFHRTGPGVEYGYDEAGMNSGIKLLMQLKASEIVADARAAMSFLKRQNFVKGDKIGAMGFCVGGHVTYLTACETEIKAAASFYGGGIAGEKGFGGEPSTIGRTNKIGGKIICLFGAKDAHIPMNQVDAVRTELEKQKIRNEVVVYQNADHGFFCDQRASYDKASADDAWAKVKKLFAEELGK from the coding sequence ATGGATATTACAACGCAACGTGTGAGTATTGGTCTCGATGGCAAAACCATGAGCGCGTATATGGCGCGGCCAACCGATAATGCCCAACGTCCAGCGGTGCTGGTGTTTATGGAGATCTTTGGTGTGAACCCGCACATTCGTGATGTCACTGAACGTGTGGCACGTGAAGGATATGTTGCGCTGGCGCCAGATTTCTTTCATCGCACGGGGCCAGGGGTGGAGTATGGCTATGATGAAGCGGGAATGAACAGTGGCATCAAGCTCCTCATGCAGCTCAAAGCCAGTGAGATCGTCGCTGATGCCCGTGCCGCGATGTCATTTCTCAAGCGGCAGAATTTCGTCAAAGGCGACAAGATTGGCGCGATGGGATTCTGCGTTGGTGGGCATGTGACCTATCTCACGGCCTGTGAAACCGAGATCAAAGCTGCGGCCAGTTTCTATGGTGGCGGCATCGCCGGCGAGAAAGGTTTTGGTGGCGAACCTTCGACGATCGGTAGAACCAACAAAATCGGCGGCAAGATCATTTGTTTGTTTGGTGCCAAAGACGCGCACATTCCCATGAATCAAGTCGACGCCGTTCGCACTGAACTCGAAAAGCAGAAGATCCGTAACGAAGTCGTTGTCTACCAAAACGCCGACCACGGGTTTTTCTGTGACCAACGTGCATCGTACGACAAGGCGTCGGCAGACGATGCGTGGGCCAAAGTGAAGAAACTGTTCGCTGAGGAATTGGGGAAGTAA
- a CDS encoding LamG domain-containing protein, protein MAFFLRNVSTNLSILVIVTFTLLATTANTLAQSVPTQGLHGYWRFDEGSGTTAVDTSGNGYTATLSNALGWAAGQSGTALAPGASALVLRNAVLESPQVTFALWMQAKAAPVPYEGLAGKTSSENWNDGDGFYYVSSSEIRFFVNTWYQGVARAPIIPTTWNHLVGTYDGRTVRLYVNGVEGTATNFTGPFFHGGALLIGRLPGTSNRRHTIDDVHFYNRALSAAEVHSLYTASATLTDNIPPLRTNGTPSGALAAGTTQSTLTLSTNENATCKYGPLAGKSYDTLPNTFSTTGGLSHTVTVSGLQNGQSYTYYVRCQDSFSNVNADDFLLTFAITASSSSTTTPPVGSDPVPTTKRLTWIDSSDNEDGFKIERKVGTAGTYVRLAVVGVNTTTYTDTETVSGTVYCYHVQAFNTAGDSPFSNAACTTNPSTANVTSAPSP, encoded by the coding sequence ATGGCATTTTTTCTCCGCAACGTTAGCACTAACCTGTCCATTCTCGTAATAGTGACGTTTACTTTACTCGCGACCACGGCGAATACTCTCGCACAGTCAGTCCCCACTCAGGGACTGCACGGGTACTGGCGGTTTGATGAGGGTAGCGGCACAACTGCAGTCGATACCTCTGGCAATGGTTACACAGCCACCCTCTCAAATGCCTTGGGCTGGGCAGCCGGCCAGAGCGGGACCGCCTTAGCCCCTGGCGCTAGCGCTCTCGTTCTTCGCAACGCAGTACTGGAATCGCCACAAGTGACCTTCGCCCTCTGGATGCAAGCCAAGGCCGCGCCGGTTCCCTATGAGGGCCTGGCTGGAAAAACGTCGTCTGAGAATTGGAACGATGGTGACGGCTTTTATTATGTCAGCAGCTCAGAAATCCGCTTCTTCGTGAATACCTGGTATCAAGGTGTGGCGCGGGCGCCTATCATCCCGACGACCTGGAATCACCTTGTGGGAACGTATGATGGCCGGACCGTGCGCCTCTATGTCAACGGCGTCGAAGGGACCGCAACGAATTTTACCGGCCCGTTCTTTCATGGCGGTGCGCTGCTCATTGGTCGGCTGCCCGGCACCAGCAACCGTCGCCATACTATTGATGACGTGCACTTCTACAATCGGGCCTTATCCGCAGCAGAAGTCCACTCGCTATATACCGCTTCTGCAACGCTGACTGATAACATCCCTCCGTTGCGCACCAACGGCACGCCTTCCGGCGCGCTGGCAGCCGGCACCACGCAGAGCACCTTGACGCTGAGCACCAATGAGAATGCGACCTGCAAATACGGTCCTCTCGCGGGGAAGAGTTACGACACATTGCCGAATACCTTTTCCACTACCGGCGGACTATCACACACTGTCACAGTCAGCGGATTGCAAAATGGCCAAAGCTACACTTACTACGTCCGCTGTCAGGACAGCTTTAGCAATGTTAACGCTGATGACTTTCTCTTGACCTTCGCCATTACGGCTTCGTCTTCCTCTACTACGACTCCACCAGTCGGTTCCGACCCAGTACCGACGACCAAGCGTCTCACCTGGATCGACAGCTCAGATAACGAAGATGGCTTCAAGATCGAGCGCAAGGTCGGCACCGCTGGAACGTACGTCCGCCTTGCTGTAGTTGGGGTCAATACGACTACATACACAGACACAGAGACCGTCTCTGGAACGGTGTACTGCTATCACGTTCAAGCATTCAATACCGCGGGAGATTCTCCCTTCTCCAACGCGGCCTGCACAACAAATCCATCCACGGCAAACGTTACGAGCGCCCCCTCTCCATAG